The stretch of DNA AGACGTCGACGTATGGTTCAGACGGTGCTATGTCTCTCTCTTTAGCGTAGTTCTCCAACTCACGTTTCACACCGTCGGGAACGTAGGCGTCTCTTGTGGCTTTCTCGCCGCCCTTAGTGTTCTTACCTCGTACTTCGAGTTCCCAGTACTCTCCGTCGTCGTTGTACTGTAGACCCCGAGGTCGAGCCGTAGGTACACCGCTGGCTCGAAGCCCGACCTTACCCATCAAGAGCACGGCTATCCTACGCTTCCAGTCTTCTTCGCGTGCCTGTCGAGATAGGAGGTCGACCTCGTCGGGATAGGATAACCAGCATTTCACCTCGTCGCCTGAGTCGTCTATACGCACCATGCACGGATGTTTAACTTAGCGTGTAAAAAGACTGTTGGAGAGGGGTGTACCCCGAGGTGAGATAGGGTATATATGGGTTGACCTCGGGTGTTCGTACACGGTTAGTTATACAATGCGTGTAACCCCGCGTACACCCGGTTTTCGTCCTCCTCGACGACGACCTTCGGACTCATGCCGAACCACCACCGTCAGAACTCCGTTTCACTTGTCTTGCTTTTATCTCTTTGCAGGCATCTTCGGGTAGATATTCGGGATACGACGTTTCGCGTTTGAGCTGATATGGGTCTTCCCCATCAGTCAGTCGGTCGGCTAACCGCCCCGCCATGTTCTTATCTTCGTATCCGGATTTTTGTTTCCAGTTCCTACCGAACGCGGCACGCATCAATCTCCGAAAAATCCAATCCCGGAACTCTTCGTCGGTGAGTTCGTCCGTCATGCCGAACCACCTTCGGCGTCCGTGTCCGCGTCCTCGACGTCTCGAAACTCTGCTTTCTTTATCTCGGGTGTTTCCGTTGTCATAGTCTCACCTTCGAGACACGTCGCGGGGGGTTGGTGCGCCCGGGACACTTCTCACCGAACGAAAACCGGCGAGGGGTGTCCTCCGTGTCTCCTTACCCATACACATGGCTGTATGGGTAATAAGTGTTACGGGTACATCTGTATGTATGGGATTTAAGAAACTCCGGTGCGCATATCTGTATGGGTAGAGACATGAAAACCGAGACCATGCCCTACGACGAACGCGACGAAGAAAGTGGACAGTTCACGCCCCAGTTTACCGACGAGGACTTTCTCGACGCCGTCGGAGAAGACGGTGCTTCGACCTCCGACGTAGCCGAAAAAGTCGGCTGTAAGTATAGGACTGCGTACGCACGCCTCACCGATTTACGAGACGAAGAGCGCGTCGCGTCGCGGGAGGTCGGTAATAGCCTCTTTTGGACCGTCGAGTGACCCCATGACCGACGACGACCAGGACGACGAGGAGATCGACGCGACGGCTCTACCCCCCGAGGTGAGACGCGCAGAGACGTGGATCGGCGCG from Candidatus Afararchaeum irisae encodes:
- a CDS encoding transcriptional regulator, with amino-acid sequence MKTETMPYDERDEESGQFTPQFTDEDFLDAVGEDGASTSDVAEKVGCKYRTAYARLTDLRDEERVASREVGNSLFWTVE
- a CDS encoding site-specific integrase; its protein translation is MVRIDDSGDEVKCWLSYPDEVDLLSRQAREEDWKRRIAVLLMGKVGLRASGVPTARPRGLQYNDDGEYWELEVRGKNTKGGEKATRDAYVPDGVKRELENYAKERDIAPSEPYVDV